The following coding sequences lie in one Salarias fasciatus chromosome 7 unlocalized genomic scaffold, fSalaFa1.1 super_scaffold_4, whole genome shotgun sequence genomic window:
- the cnnm3 gene encoding metal transporter CNNM3 isoform X1 has protein sequence MVASLAGLRFLLMVLLLCGIRYGSCGQEATQVLGLRLEDPAGPVCMKDRIISAPEGATFKLRLFVADLNESWPWVAFSGAPGGAAAGVGDAPDPCEDESARKESAFRVTGNFVPDEPHSGLLTVVVARGRVPAAGGVQTYHHLCARRGDRWESVGSDRLRISPDGGPPPDHIPPWGLAVLVVLLLLLCAVLRTVNLSLLWLDPVELYVLHSCGSEEEKRAAKRLEPIRRRGNFMACSLLFLCALGHSVLGVLLYRALGSILSAVFTSGVLIFFLAELAPHVLCSGYGFQLAPALTWLAQVCMVLTCPLSCPLGLILDLGLRRDISTCGIRERTMEMIRTSVNDPYSEFVKEEFSRGALRSKTVEDILTPLKDCFMLPSSAVLDFSTMSEIMQSGYTRVPIYEEERSNIVEILYVKDLALVDPEDCTPMTTITKFYNHPLHFVFNDTKLDAMLEEFKKGNSHMAIVQKVNNEGEGDPFYEVLGLVTLEDVIEEIIKSEILDESDGYLDRKVKRPLTPLEIPLEPRSAHEEFSLFKPPEGEPKIRTSPQLLLATHRFLSREVEHFSPARVSEKVLFHLLRHPSVNQEVHFDPSNRLSAGHYLYTRNHPVDYFILLLQGRVEVEIGKEGLKFENGAFTYYGVSALTLPSSVHQSPVSTQRHSPRDPFESGEATSPSSYCPDYTVRALTDLQLIRVTRLQYLNALMASRVGQSPDPPEIKILPNSQTKLLNDRNTTQGDSRAQESSTEEEAHG, from the exons ATGGTGGCCAGCTTGGCAGGTCTACGGTTCCTGTTGATGGTATTGTTGTTGTGCGGGATCAGGTACGGCTCCTGCGGCCAGGAGGCCACCCAGGTCCTCGGGCTGCGGCTGGAGGACCCGGCGGGTCCGGTGTGCATGAAGGACCGGATCATCTCTGCGCCAGAAGGAGCCACGTTCAAGCTCCGTCTCTTCGTGGCGGATCTGAATGAAAGCTGGCCGTGGGTGGCGTTCTCTGGGGCGCCCGGCGGGGCGGCCGCGGGGGTCGGAGATGCGCCCGACCCGTGCGAGGACGAGTCCGCGCGCAAGGAGTCCGCCTTCCGGGTGACGGGCAACTTCGTGCCGGACGAGCCGCACAGCGGGCTGCTGACGGTGGTGGTCGCGCGGGGGAGGGTCCCCGCGGCGGGGGGCGTGCAGACCTACCACCACCTGTGCGCGCGGAGGGGAGACAGGTGGGAGTCCGTGGGCTCGGACCGGCTGCGGATCAGCCCTGACGGGGGGCCGCCCCCGGACCACATCCCGCCGTGGGGGCTGGCcgtgctggtggtgctgctgctgctgctgtgcgccGTGCTGAGGACCGTGAACCTCAGCCTGCTGTGGCTCGACCCGGTGGAGCTGTACGTGCTGCACAGCTGCGGCtccgaggaggagaagagggccGCCAAGCGCCTGGAGCCCATCCGGAGGAGGGGCAACTTCATG GCCTGctccctgctcttcctctgcGCTCTGGGACACTCGGTCCTCGGCGTCCTGCTCTACCGGGCGCTGGGCTCCATCCTGTCCGCCGTCTTCACCAGCGGCGTCCTGATCTTCTTCCTGGCCGAGCTGGCCCCCCACGTCCTGTGCTCCGGCTACGGCTTCCAGCTGGCCCCGGCGCTGACCTGGCTGGCCCAGGTCTGCATGGTGCTCACCTGCCCCCTGTCCTGCCCTCTGGGCCTCatcctggacctgggcctgagGAGGGACATCAGCACCTGCGGGATCCGGGAGAGGACCATGGAGATGATCCGCACCAGCGTCAACGACCCCTACAG CGAGTTCGTGAAGGAGGAGTTCAGCCGGGGGGCGCTGCGCAGCAAGACGGTGGAGGACATCCTGACGCCGCTCAAGGACTGCTTCATGCTGCCCAGCTCGGCCGTCCTCGACTTCTCCACCATGTCCGAGATCATGCAGAGCGGATACACCCGGGTGCCCATCTacgaggaggagag GTCAAACATTGTGGAGATCCTGTACGTGAAGGATTTGGCGCTGGTGGATCCGGAGGACTGCACCCCCATGACGACCATCACCAAGTTCTACAACCACCCGCTGCACTTCGTCTTCAACGACACCAAGCTGGACGCCATGCTGGAGGAGTTCAAGAAAG GTAACTCTCACATGGCCATCGTGCAGAAAGTGAACAACGAGGGCGAGGGCGACCCGTTCTACGAGGTTCTGGGTCTGGTCACCCTGGAGGACGTCATCGAGGAGATCATTAAATCGGAGATCCTGGACGAGTCCGACGGATACC TGGACCGGAAGGTGAAGCGCCCCCTCACCCCTCTGGAGATCCCGCTGGAGCCGCGCAGCGCCCACGAGGAGTTCTCGCTCTTCAAGCCCCCGGAAGGAGAACCAAAGATCCGGACGTCAccgcagctgctgctggccacGCACCGCTTCCTCTCCAGAG AGGTGGAGCACTTCAGTCCGGCCCGAGTGTCGGAGAAAGTCCTCTTCCACCTGCTGCGTCACCCCAGCGTCAACCAGGAAGTCCACTTTGACCCCAGCAACCGGCTGAGCGCGGGCCACTACCTGTACACCCGCAACCACCCGGTGGACtacttcatcctgctgctgcag GGTCGCGTGGAGGTGGAGATCGGCAAGGAGGGGCTGAAGTTTGAGAACGGCGCTTTTACGTACTACGGCGTGTCGGCGCTGACGCTGCCATCTTCAG TGCATCAGTCTCCGGTGTCGACCCAGCGTCACTCCCCCAGGGACCCGTTCGAGTCCGGCGAGGCCACCAGCCCGTCCAGCTACTGTCCCGACTACACCGTCCGAGCGCTGACCGACCTTCAGCTGATACGG GTGACCCGTCTGCAGTATCTGAACGCCCTCATGGCGTCTCGCGTCGGCCAGAGCCCCGACCCCCCCGAGATCAAGATCCTCCCCAACAGTCAGACCAAGCTGCTGAACGACAGAAACACCACGCAAG GTGACAGCCGAGCCCAGGAGAGCTCCACAGAAGAGGAGGCTCATGGGTAG
- the purbb gene encoding transcriptional regulator protein Pur-beta: protein MVEPKMADGDSGSERGGSSGGGGGGGGFQHFQRDQETQELASKRLDIQNKRFYLDVKQNSKGRFIKIAEVGAGGSKSRLTLSLSVAAEFRDYLGDFIEHYAQLGPSSPEQIAQATVGEDGGPRRALKSEFLVRENRKYYLDLKENQRGRFLRIRQTVNRGPGFGVGGPVGGMLAGQTIALPAQGLIEFRDALAKLIDDYGGDDEELSGGPAAGGYGELPEGTSIMVDSKRFFFDVGSNKYGVFLRVSEVKPSYRNSITIPFKAWGKFGGAFCRYAEEMKEIQERQRDKMYERRDESEGDDVDDD from the coding sequence ATGGTGGAGCCGAAGATGGCGGATGGCGACAGCGGGAGTGAgcgcggcggcagcagcgggggaggaggcggagggggcggcTTCCAGCACTTCCAGCGGGACCAGGAGACCCAGGAGCTGGCGTCCAAGCGGCTCGACATCCAGAACAAGCGCTTCTACCTGGACGTCAAGCAGAACAGCAAGGGGCGGTTCATCAAGATCGCCGAGGTCGGGGCCGGGGGCTCCAAGAGCCGCTTGACCCTCTCGCTGTCCGTGGCGGCGGAGTTCCGAGACTACCTCGGGGATTTCATCGAGCACTACGCCCAGCTGGGGCCTAGCAGCCCGGAGCAGATCGCCCAGGCCACCGTGGGGGAGGACGGCGGACCCAGGCGGGCTCTCAAGAGCGAGTTTCTGGTCCGGGAGAACCGCAAATACTACCTGGACTTGAAGGAGAACCAGCGGGGGAGGTTCCTCCGCATCCGGCAGACCGTCAACCGCGGACCGGGCTTCGGAGTGGGCGGCCCGGTGGGCGGCATGCTGGCCGGCCAGACCATCGCCCTCCCCGCGCAGGGCTTGATAGAGTTCCGAGACGCCCTGGCCAAGCTCATAGACGACTACGGCGGGGACGACGAGGAGCTGAGCGGGGGCCCCGCGGCCGGGGGCTACGGGGAGCTCCCGGAGGGGACCTCCATCATGGTGGACTCCAAGCGCTTCTTCTTCGACGTGGGCTCCAACAAATACGGCGTGTTCCTGCGCGTGAGCGAGGTGAAGCCCAGCTACCGGAACTCTATCACCATCCCCTTCAAGGCCTGGGGCAAGTTCGGCGGCGCGTTCTGCAGATACGCCGAGGAGATGAAGGAGATCCAGGAGCGGCAGCGGGATAAGATGTACGAGCGGCGGGACGAGTCCGAGGGGGACGACGTGGACGACGACTGA
- the cnnm3 gene encoding metal transporter CNNM3 isoform X2, with translation MVASLAGLRFLLMVLLLCGIRYGSCGQEATQVLGLRLEDPAGPVCMKDRIISAPEGATFKLRLFVADLNESWPWVAFSGAPGGAAAGVGDAPDPCEDESARKESAFRVTGNFVPDEPHSGLLTVVVARGRVPAAGGVQTYHHLCARRGDRWESVGSDRLRISPDGGPPPDHIPPWGLAVLVVLLLLLCAVLRTVNLSLLWLDPVELYVLHSCGSEEEKRAAKRLEPIRRRGNFMACSLLFLCALGHSVLGVLLYRALGSILSAVFTSGVLIFFLAELAPHVLCSGYGFQLAPALTWLAQVCMVLTCPLSCPLGLILDLGLRRDISTCGIRERTMEMIRTSVNDPYSEFVKEEFSRGALRSKTVEDILTPLKDCFMLPSSAVLDFSTMSEIMQSGYTRVPIYEEERSNIVEILYVKDLALVDPEDCTPMTTITKFYNHPLHFVFNDTKLDAMLEEFKKGNSHMAIVQKVNNEGEGDPFYEVLGLVTLEDVIEEIIKSEILDESDGYLDRKVKRPLTPLEIPLEPRSAHEEFSLFKPPEGEPKIRTSPQLLLATHRFLSREVEHFSPARVSEKVLFHLLRHPSVNQEVHFDPSNRLSAGHYLYTRNHPVDYFILLLQGRVEVEIGKEGLKFENGAFTYYGVSALTLPSSVHQSPVSTQRHSPRDPFESGEATSPSSYCPDYTVRALTDLQLIRVTRLQYLNALMASRVGQSPDPPEIKILPNSQTKLLNDRNTTQEFPVNFSFFDTIENYC, from the exons ATGGTGGCCAGCTTGGCAGGTCTACGGTTCCTGTTGATGGTATTGTTGTTGTGCGGGATCAGGTACGGCTCCTGCGGCCAGGAGGCCACCCAGGTCCTCGGGCTGCGGCTGGAGGACCCGGCGGGTCCGGTGTGCATGAAGGACCGGATCATCTCTGCGCCAGAAGGAGCCACGTTCAAGCTCCGTCTCTTCGTGGCGGATCTGAATGAAAGCTGGCCGTGGGTGGCGTTCTCTGGGGCGCCCGGCGGGGCGGCCGCGGGGGTCGGAGATGCGCCCGACCCGTGCGAGGACGAGTCCGCGCGCAAGGAGTCCGCCTTCCGGGTGACGGGCAACTTCGTGCCGGACGAGCCGCACAGCGGGCTGCTGACGGTGGTGGTCGCGCGGGGGAGGGTCCCCGCGGCGGGGGGCGTGCAGACCTACCACCACCTGTGCGCGCGGAGGGGAGACAGGTGGGAGTCCGTGGGCTCGGACCGGCTGCGGATCAGCCCTGACGGGGGGCCGCCCCCGGACCACATCCCGCCGTGGGGGCTGGCcgtgctggtggtgctgctgctgctgctgtgcgccGTGCTGAGGACCGTGAACCTCAGCCTGCTGTGGCTCGACCCGGTGGAGCTGTACGTGCTGCACAGCTGCGGCtccgaggaggagaagagggccGCCAAGCGCCTGGAGCCCATCCGGAGGAGGGGCAACTTCATG GCCTGctccctgctcttcctctgcGCTCTGGGACACTCGGTCCTCGGCGTCCTGCTCTACCGGGCGCTGGGCTCCATCCTGTCCGCCGTCTTCACCAGCGGCGTCCTGATCTTCTTCCTGGCCGAGCTGGCCCCCCACGTCCTGTGCTCCGGCTACGGCTTCCAGCTGGCCCCGGCGCTGACCTGGCTGGCCCAGGTCTGCATGGTGCTCACCTGCCCCCTGTCCTGCCCTCTGGGCCTCatcctggacctgggcctgagGAGGGACATCAGCACCTGCGGGATCCGGGAGAGGACCATGGAGATGATCCGCACCAGCGTCAACGACCCCTACAG CGAGTTCGTGAAGGAGGAGTTCAGCCGGGGGGCGCTGCGCAGCAAGACGGTGGAGGACATCCTGACGCCGCTCAAGGACTGCTTCATGCTGCCCAGCTCGGCCGTCCTCGACTTCTCCACCATGTCCGAGATCATGCAGAGCGGATACACCCGGGTGCCCATCTacgaggaggagag GTCAAACATTGTGGAGATCCTGTACGTGAAGGATTTGGCGCTGGTGGATCCGGAGGACTGCACCCCCATGACGACCATCACCAAGTTCTACAACCACCCGCTGCACTTCGTCTTCAACGACACCAAGCTGGACGCCATGCTGGAGGAGTTCAAGAAAG GTAACTCTCACATGGCCATCGTGCAGAAAGTGAACAACGAGGGCGAGGGCGACCCGTTCTACGAGGTTCTGGGTCTGGTCACCCTGGAGGACGTCATCGAGGAGATCATTAAATCGGAGATCCTGGACGAGTCCGACGGATACC TGGACCGGAAGGTGAAGCGCCCCCTCACCCCTCTGGAGATCCCGCTGGAGCCGCGCAGCGCCCACGAGGAGTTCTCGCTCTTCAAGCCCCCGGAAGGAGAACCAAAGATCCGGACGTCAccgcagctgctgctggccacGCACCGCTTCCTCTCCAGAG AGGTGGAGCACTTCAGTCCGGCCCGAGTGTCGGAGAAAGTCCTCTTCCACCTGCTGCGTCACCCCAGCGTCAACCAGGAAGTCCACTTTGACCCCAGCAACCGGCTGAGCGCGGGCCACTACCTGTACACCCGCAACCACCCGGTGGACtacttcatcctgctgctgcag GGTCGCGTGGAGGTGGAGATCGGCAAGGAGGGGCTGAAGTTTGAGAACGGCGCTTTTACGTACTACGGCGTGTCGGCGCTGACGCTGCCATCTTCAG TGCATCAGTCTCCGGTGTCGACCCAGCGTCACTCCCCCAGGGACCCGTTCGAGTCCGGCGAGGCCACCAGCCCGTCCAGCTACTGTCCCGACTACACCGTCCGAGCGCTGACCGACCTTCAGCTGATACGG GTGACCCGTCTGCAGTATCTGAACGCCCTCATGGCGTCTCGCGTCGGCCAGAGCCCCGACCCCCCCGAGATCAAGATCCTCCCCAACAGTCAGACCAAGCTGCTGAACGACAGAAACACCACGCAAG AGTTCCCTGTAAACTTTTCATTCTTTGACACCATTGAGAACTACTGTTAG